One part of the Tachysurus fulvidraco isolate hzauxx_2018 chromosome 23, HZAU_PFXX_2.0, whole genome shotgun sequence genome encodes these proteins:
- the sgk2a gene encoding serine/threonine-protein kinase Sgk2, producing the protein MAHYMQSPTASQIDVNLGASANPHAKPTDFDFLAVIGKGTFGKVLLAKLKADGKFYAVKVLQKKVILKKKEQKNIMAERNVLLKSLQHPFLVGLHYSFQTSEKLYFVLDYVNGGELFFHLQRERCFSEARARFYTAEVASAIGYLHSLNIIYRDLKPENILLDAQGHVVLTDFGLCKEGLEAEATTSTFCGTPEYLAPEVLRKEPYDRTVDWWCLGAVLYEMLFSLPPFYRRDVAEMYDAILHKPLQIPPGKSDAVCHLLHGLLQKDQHRRLGAIADFLEIKNHIFFSPINWDDLYHKRLDPPYNPNVRGPSDLQNIDPEFTREMVPNSVGRTPELSTSLATSSSNAFSGFSYVSSENSFL; encoded by the exons ATGGCACACTACATGCAG TCACCGACAGCGTCCCAAATCGACGTGAATCTCGGAGCCTCGGCGAATCCTCA TGCCAAACCGACTGACTTTGACTTTCTGGCTGTGATCGGAAAGGGAACGTTTGGTAAA GTTCTTCTGGCTAAACTGAAAGCAGATGGGAAATTTTATGCAGTGAAAGTTCTACAGAAAAAAgtcatattaaagaaaaaagag CAAAAGAACATCATGGCTGAGAGGAACGTTCTCCTGAAGAGCCTGCAGCATCCCTTCCTCGTCGGCCTTCATTACTCCTTTCAGACCTCGGAGAAGCTTTACTTCGTCCTCGACTACGTTAACGGAGGAGAG TTATTCTTCCACCTCCAGAGAGAGCGATGTTTCTCAGAAGCACGAGCTCGTTTCTACACGGCCGAGGTGGCGAGCGCCATCGGTTACCTGCATTCCCTCAACATCATTTAcag GGATTTGAAGCCGGAGAACATCCTGTTAGATGCACAG GGCCACGTGGTGCTGACTGATTTTGGTCTGTGTAAAGAAGGTCTGGAAGCAGAAGCCACCACAAGCACGTTTTGTGGAACACCGGAG TATCTTGCTCCAGAGGTGCTGCGGAAGGAGCCTTACGACCGCACGGTGGACTGGTGGTGCCTCGGTGCCGTGCTGTACGAGATGCTCTTTAGCCTC CCTCCATTCTACCGCCGCGATGTAGCAGAGATGTACGACGCCATCTTACACAAACCCCTGCAGATACCTCCAGGGAAATCAGACGCAGTGTGTCACCTGCTGCATGGACTTCTGCAGAAAGACCAGCACCGCCGGTTAGGGGCCATCGCCGACTTT ctgGAGATTAAGAACCACATTTTCTTCAGCCCTATTAACTGGGATGATCTTTACCACAAGCGTCTCGATCCACCGTACAACCCCAATGTG AGAGGCCCGTCTGACCTCCAGAACATCGACCCAGAGTTCACTAGAGAGATGGTGCCCAACTCCGTGGGTCGTACTCCTGAGCTGAGCACCAGTCTGGCCACCAGCAGCTCCAACGCCTTCAGCGGCTTCTCCTACGTTTCCAGCGAGAACAGCTTCCTCTGA